The window TTCGAAGAAGCTGGGGAAGTTGAATCCGTTTAGACATGGGTCTAAGGATACTTCGAACATTGATGAGGATCTTGCTGGTGTTGATATCACTAAGCCAAGAAGACGAAGATTCTCTATCTCTTAAGCGGGAAACAAAACGTTTAATCAACTACTTTTGCGTTTTTGTTCCTTCCGTGTGTGTTTAGCTTAGTAGTGTGCTActctttttttcattattttttccttttgatgcgtgatttattttgtttttggagtgTGTTTATTGTATAATAATAAGTGtgatattaaaaagtaaaaaaaaaaaaatcaataccactaattagattttgtttttaattaccCGGTTCCTAAATCGAGAACCGAATTACCCAAATCTAAATAAACCTAATCAAAACCGAACAGAAAATCGAATGTTCATGTCTAAACTAAAAGTATAAACTTTTATCAGTGACTTTCTTCAGTTCTAGATTGATTGTTTTAAACGGGTATGTAGGCTGGTATATCACAATTTAATTcttatttgtaaaataatatacaaactcGAACCTTATGAGTTTCAAAATCTTTATTAGACAATTCAAAGGTTTTAGTCACTAAAACAACTCGTTGCCGCTAATTTTAAGTTGATTTAAGAAGATTAGTACacgaaaaatctgaaaaattctAATTTAAGGTCATCATaggctttgttttttttcttaatgtaaTAAGCCATAAATAGATTAACGAATCAAATTTGTTATAGACCAGACAGCCTTGATCTACCGTTAAGAGATTTATGACCTTAGAAGTTATCTTTCCAACCAGCCTTTCTGTGACTTGAGTAGAGAGGGAGACAAAACCTAATTTTGATGAAATCTCTAAAACAAAGCACCAATGTCGGAgcatcttcctcctcctcaaAGGAGGGCTTCTTCCGGATTTGGTGATCCCGCATTGGTATTCCCTGAGTTTGCTTCAAAGCAACGTGGCCTCGAGAAagttcaagaagaagaaggagaaggtgaAGATAGCAGCTACGGCGGGAAAGGCTCTTTTGACCTGAGCTCCAGGTTCTCGAGCCCTTCCGTCTCTCGAAACGGGTTCGAAACCCCCAAAAAGACATCGTCTCTGAAGCTGCCTGGATtcagagaggaagaagagacgGACCGAAGTACGAACTCGGGTTCCTTTGTGGATCGCGAGGAGAAGAGAAAGTGCCCTGGATGTTTCAGAAAATGCTGTGCATGCACGTGCATGTTTCTTTCCATCGTTCTTATAATCTTGTTGTTGACAGGACTGTCTGTGAACTCTTCGGTGAAAGCTAGTCTGCCTCAGGTTTCTGTCACAAACCTCAGGTTCTCGAGGTTAGATTACGCTAATTCGAGTACGGATCTTTTGATGAATGCGAACATGAAGACGGTTCTTGAGCTGTCTAACAAGAACGACAAGCTGTTGTATTACAGCCCCATGAAAGCTGCTGTCTCTTCTGAGAACATAAACCTCGGACAGAAGAGACTTCTCGGATTCACGCAGAGTCCTGGAAACGTTACGTATTTGAGTATTCCCACCAGACTTAGAAAGTCAAAGGTCTATGATGTTGATGCTACGTTGCTGAGAAACAAAGAGAAGAAGCTTGAAGCTGTGGTTAATGTGCGTTTGAGTGGGAAACTGGGTTTTGATTGGTTGGGGTTTAGGATTCGGTTACCAACTGTTATTGCTTGTGAAGATGTGAAACAGAGTGATGTGATCAATGGACTCAAGCCCATGTGTGATGTTCGAATCTTTTCGCAATGAAAATCGATTAATACACAAGACCCTTTGTtctttgcttttattttttttggtttctaatttttcttgttgtagatggaaTAACATAGAAAAAAGTAATTAATAGTTTCTCTAAAATTAACATCGAAAAATCACAAAAGtatttagttctttttttttgcattacgcatttaaattttcataatttatgttttacttAAGATTATGGGCATCTTTCACCATCTGACTTAGGTTGTAAATATATGGTTATGTTTCTAAGTTTGTTGAAGGTTAGTTTGATGTCAGAAGAAATGGGTTTCATTTCATGTTAGATGAAAGCATATTCACACTTTCAGAGCCGCGTTTCCAATCTTGAAAGAGCATGAAACAGAGATTATCAATTTTTGATTAGATTAACCATCTTCAAAGCAGAGGATATAAGTGCCCAATGAGACCATTCCTTGAATATTTTCAGTCagaagctttttttttctttcaggaTATAAGATAAGCTTTTTTTTACCATACTCAGTTTGTCTCTCTTTGTAAtttagaattatatattttttttaaaaagggcTTTCATATTTAAATTGCAGTGCTGAAAATAAAGTTACAAGGCTATGAGTTTTGACATCATAGAGTTCAAAGTAAAGCTTGGGAAGGAAAGATAATTGACAAAATCATATGTAGATTATATTATTAGTTTCATCGATTTCTCTGTTAAATATAGAACGTTGGTAAAAGCTGAAACTTTATGCTTGGATTTTCTTGAAATTTGTGGCAAATGCCAAATGGGTTTGTTAAAACTTCACGTGTCTCCTTTACCACATTCAAAATACTCTCGTATTCTTCTTGTATCATTTAACTAGGTGTTTTTCTGCACCATAtgcaaaaattttttttttttaaatttagattatatttaaaaataaaattttgtaagcttttagattttattatttggttacaatatttaattttacttttttatttaattaaaatataatcttGGAGAGACTTTTAATGCATTTcttttgattaaaatatattaaatcaaattcAACAAAATGAAAAGACATATTTGTTTGATATATAACTATCAAATCgtaaaataaacaatatttataaaatttatagagattaaaaataaactaatgatATTGGCATTagaaaattacaaataaaaaactgtataaaatttaaaaaaatcgtTTTCATAAACAATTTGGAAAAATcgttttagtaataaaattatataattataaaaatataactaaattatatttctgaaattttaaaatatttttatttctattttcatattatttattgttatattaTTGATGATCTATGATTTATTACCATATTCTATAAATTTACCAAAGTATAAatcaatattaaatataaatgtcCATATTACAATTAGCtttaaactatataattattattagtatgtcatgtcatcatttttttttttttgaaaatcattGTGGTGACACATGGCAAATCATTTATcaaactagggtcggcccgccctacgggcgggatgataatttaaaaataatttaaatagttaggataaatattatttatttttgtttaatatttgtttttattttaaaatgttttgttctataagaatataaatcattattttattgattattgTTCTTTATTCAGTTCATTCTCATTACAATTAACTAAACTTTTTCTTACGATTAATAAGattatttatttaaagttttattctgtttttattttgatgGTGAATAATTGTTGAATTAAAATGACAGTTACCTTCACTATTCTTTGATAAATAACattatctttttaatatttattttagtttgaaatgtttagttttataatatatagtaatCATTATTTACTATTATAGAAATGTGCACATTAGTatgtgtatacatatatatatatatatatatatatatatatatatataatattaatatgtgttggagaagaagacatagacgaattattataaaaataattattttttatatgtgACAGACATAAATCCACTAATATGTTTTATCCTATAAATTATTCAGATTGTGTAATAAATTTTCTACTATACAAATAACATTAAAACTTTTGTAACGCAACTAATgtacataattattttttacatttgtGAATAATTTGAAATCATATATCTCAAACCAATCAGCttctttctaaaaatatttccttAGGAACAACAACATGCAAAGTTGCTTCGGGTATTATTATATGCTTATATATAAACACGGTAAATTTCACTTGTATATGATAAATTAAACTGAATGTCattagaaaataagataatttattTTCGCATCTCATAAAAACATGATAGAATCATAACATTTTGGTATGGTCTTAgggttatatatatttaaaaataaaattatttgagtTCTTCTCCTTCGTTTCGTGAGTAATGTTTAAAAGACTTATGATTTTAGGAAATCAACAACAATTTTGCACTTTCTCTTTTCAAATCATTGACAAACTATATTATGTAAATGTTAgggaaaaaaacatcaaactattttgtataaattatgtattttcatTATATTATCATCTGCTGACTGAAAACgatattaaaaatttgtttgCATTGAAAATTAAATACTAATGAGAGAAAATGATGGATAAATGTCTTAGTAGATTTGAtcttaataataaacaaaattgaaaCAACCAAACAACTCACCGGATCAACCCAGAATTTAGAGGGAAAATTTataactttctttttttggattcttttacttaattaaataaaagctattttaaaattttgaaaattaacaaCAATTTTACACTTTTCTTTTCCAATCATTggcaaaatttttttttaactgttaGGATACAAAAGATCGAATTATTTTTGCAGAAACGTTGTcctatagtttttattttatttcctgAGAAGTAAACAAAACACATTTACATAACTTCCACCAACAAtatgatattattttatttcttcagtggagataatataatatattttctaccGGAATTTACACTTGAATTTATATTTGTCCCCTTCTCATTATTTTCATGCTAATGAGCATGTTCCTataaaaatctaacatatataaaatcattgcAGTGCGTACACTCGGGACAATTCCCCAACAATAGGGTCGTCTACTAACAGCAGGCTCAGTAACTACGGAGGCTTCTAAGCTCCATCTTCCTTATCAACTCATCCGAGAAGTCAAGACTTCATTTGAACCGCTAAAcacaatcttcttttttttttctttttgaaactaagTGTGAAAAAGTGAGAAGCTAAGTGTCATGACACTGCAAGCTCCACATACTCGCGGCCTGACAGCAGTAGATATAATCAAACAACGATCTGTGATTCTGAGATGCTCCAACGCGACGAACTCCTACGAAGTTGAAAGGTTAAAAGGTCACAGGCGAAGAAGACAAAGTAGAGCAGTGGTTTTCTGTGACTCTAAGAAATAAATCTTAACGGTCTCAAATAGAACAAAAGCTTTTCGCTAAACATTAACCAGATTAATTGCAAAATCACTGTAACTCGGGAAAAAGAGAAGAGGACAAATCTCGGAAGAGAGACAATGTTAGAAACAAACGATTTAACAATTAACACCAAAGCCTATCCAAAACTAAAGATATGATCCACTACAGATCATCAAAAGATGAAAGATTACAACAATCAAAACCCGTAAGAAAGGTACATATAGTTTCATGCGGTTCTGGAGTGCCTCTGTTTCTTCTTGTTCCATTTGCAGTGCTTATCTAAATATACATCAGTGAACTCTAATCACTAACATCTAAGCAAAAATACAAAATGTAGAGAAACTGAAAAGAAGATGATGAGAATATACCCATATTTGGTTAATTGTTGTTGCTTTGTTTTTCTTGGTCCTTCCTATAAGAAATTGACAAAAGTCATGTACGTAGAGTAGTTAATTAGAAAGAAGAGATGGAGGATACTTAAATTAGAGCTAGCCATTTTCCAGAAAATAAAGGGATATATATGTTTGAATAGGTTGGTAGGATGATTTCGAGAATAGGAATGGTAACCTTTTTATACTGAGATTTCCACCGCCTTGCAAGAGAGAAGCAGAAATAAATGTAGATCGTGTATGATTGAATCAAGGAGGCCTTTAAGAAGACGAAGGTGAAACTGATTAAAATCAGGgtctgaggaagaagatgaatcgAAACCCTAGACTTAGAGCCTACATCCCGCCGGTGGAGAAGAATAATGGTTCCACCATTGAAATAAAAAACGACGCGTTTAGAGACAGAACTAAACTATTTTGGAGATGGGCTTTTCAGAGCTTCATCTAAAACCCATTTGCAATCTAAAGCCCAAACAAAATATGAATCAGAATAAATGAAACGCTGCATTTTGTAAAGCGGGACAGGTGACGTCACGACTTCGACCGAATTGATGACGTGTCCACCTACGTGGACCATCTAGGAGGGATCCAaagcttcttttatatatactaggtccttgtccgcgctacgcgcggatagtattttgattttttttcttcatatttttgtactattatgtcaattgtttagttttataaaatgttatgttttaactgtaaatttagaattaaaaatctaatttttccttactgttaatttttttaaatcttaccacaacacattatacatgaagaaaatatagttggcctttatatttttatttggtgtaatattgaaaattttgatggtttgtttaaatggcttttttaaattatatattttaggattgattttcgtgactatattctataattgtctaaaaaaattgtttgtcccatatagacatccacataaatatgggcttctgataaatttgtttattgggatatttagtttcactttcaactttattcctttttttggcaccctcatgctagcttgtggggctagccaacttggtacaaaagggtttacaaaagctgatcaagatgcgcgtgatcggacaccttttgctaggctattcgtacggaattttaaagatctaggaatataagcaatagaaagttcagaaaattcttTGGATACAGCCTGTATTTCGTCGAGCTCCTTGTCCAACGCAGGCcaatcttcctccttttgaatgagtataaccagttgttcacagtcgattgaaagaccatctctctgtgtccaaacttcagtatcacttgcattgcccatagCAAATCTTCAGCTTCCGCTTGAAGTGGTGATTTAGTGTGTGCATATCGGGCCTTGCTCCAAACAGGATTGGAAagtcaccatccattaacacaaagccaagtccagatatgtctctttcatttatccaggatgtctagcaggagcgtttctttgcggaagaacagttgtgtccgttacctcaactcccatatcaatctccataatctcgtCGATACATTGAGCTATCCTCCAACACtctgcttcaattttattcgctaataggaaagacataattcctacgatactattaatgattgttttttattgtaacaccgatacggcaaacttatgttttatttaacaaaactcttattttaattttgtattaaaaaaaatcaatcatattttatattatccataattttagtaaatttgcttatttgtcatgtttttattaggttttagctaaatcattaatttattatttatttttagctaagtcactaatttattaatttaaaaatacccttaattaatattatatatatatattaaaaatgaattttattttagtaatattaaatttatattttatattaaaattcagttagtttttcttatttgtcatattttattaggttttagacttttagatagtttattgatttattattaatttctaactgattcgctaatgtgttaattaaaacaatacccttaatgaattttatatataattaaaaacgaattttattttaatcatataaaatttatatgttatattaatattaaataattgattctaaaataatataataaaattatcaaaaaaatttaaaataagataattcttatatatattttgttgctatctgaaaaaaatatttttattataaaagttaaaaagatacaaaaaattataattaaatattattcaagaaaaaacatttatataaagatattttctaaataatttctaacatatgagtgttttaaaaaatttaacactggatgtttagaacacgggattatgcttatgagagagtggtTCGGGAATGGGCTTCGAGATGGGTCGAATGGGCtctgaaaatagtttttttttttaactcaagcCCAGTCCGGATGACATGACATCTTGGTTGGTTCACAATATTTTGCCCATGTGGCAGAGCTTAGAAAGGAgggatttagtcccttttatatagtaggattcttatatatattttgttgctatctgaaaaaaatatttttattataaaagttaaatagatacaaaaaattataattaaatattattcaagaaaaaaacatttatataaagatattttctaaacaatttCTAacatatgagtgttttaaaaaatttaacactggatgtttagaacacgggattatgcttatgagagagtggtTCGGGAATGAGCTTTGAGATGGGTCGAATGGGCTCTgaaaatagctttttttttttaactcaagcCCAGTCCGGATGACATGGCATCTTGGTTGGTTCACAATATTTTGCCCATGTGACAGAGCTTAGAAATGAgggatttagtcccttttatatagtaggatatatatacactaggggatttgtttctttaatttttcttaatgcCAATTGCTTCGATAAATTCAAGCAAAACTTCAATACGAGAGATTCAAGTCTTTGGACGTCAGTTATTCACCTGAGTTTTTTCATATGCGTGCAAAGGCTAGTTGTTAGTGTATGAATCACCTTCGTTGACTATTTTGATTTCTCTTGAACTTTCTTGAAGGAAATTACTGAAATTCACCACACGCCTCAAAGCCATGGCCTCATCTGCGGTAAGACACCGTCGTTTTGTGATCTTTTCACATATTAGATCCTTGTGTTTAGTCTCATGGTCCTAAGATTTACTCACTTTGTCGGATGTTTCAGGCTCTTAGTAAGAAGCAGTTTAAAAGGTATATGACCAAGAAATCACACTCATGCTGGTGGGATAGTCACATTTGTTCAAAAAGCTCAAAACGGTATCGTCTTGCAGTGTTTGGAACTTTTCAGAAAGAAAGTTCATGTTTTTCATAAACTGGGTTTCATAGCATGAATTGAGGAGAAATCCTGATTCTTCATAAACATAGTGTTGTAAATTGTCTCTGTATCTGTTATCCAGGCTGGCTGGTTTGCTCAATAACAGTTTACAACAGTACAGTAGGATGATCATGAGAAACCATGTGTAAAAGGTAAATCAATAATCAAACTGCTTTCTGTAGAAGGAAACGTACGTAACTGCTAAACTTCGAGAGAAATAGATCGTGGTTACCCTTTTAATTTAATTAgatatagttatataattatctgaatattttttaaataggtgtaattgcaaaaaaaaaaaatattccaaaaagttttagggataatttttttttttggtgtcaAATTATAAAGATAAATGTTAGCAATGATCCTATTTAAATAGAATAGACGAATGAAGACGAGCTTGGAGACGAGGTGGAGACGAAGAGAATAACCGCAACAGAAGTGGCTGAACAGTAAAGAGAAGCGATAAGGCAATTGTGTGTATCTCTTGACTATTACAAAGATGGGTATGAGAGGCTTTAGAAGGTGTTGCAGGACATAAGAGAGGAATGGTCTTAGCATCGTGAAGTCTGGCTAATTAATAGTAGTATAAGAACACTGACTATTTGTTTTTCCTTTGATACTAATGTGTTGTGTTCTTGTTAGTTGTTGTTGAATCTAGACTGCAAATGAATACTGTATGTTTAAAGAAGTAAATCAGGACAATTTTCCTTAACTTCAAACAAACATGGTGTGTACTGTCCAACAATTGTGTTGTGGTTGGacaatttttcattttcatttagtTCATCTGGCTAcactttctttttttggttcgCTCCTCTATCCTTAACTTTTGTTGTTTCTGTCAATGATTACACTACATGTTCATTAACATTGTGGTTGATATTATACATAGTAACACATGTTTGTATAGATCTCATAAAGGGAACACTTACCAGAACTATtgaaacttattaaaataagcCTAGTTCTGGCTAATGCGCACATGCTGCAATGTGTCGGTGGGTCCAAGTAAGAAGGCCCATTTTAAGATCGTGGTTGTGCAAACGAGAAGGTGATGTGGAAACTTATGATCCACTCAACTAAATGAGAAGTATATTATGGTAGACAAATTTGGGGGTAATGGTGGATATGGTGAGAGGTAGGTAACACCATTTCTCCATGTCGCTGTCTTTCGTGCTGGGCTTATCTCTTTCCTTATTTAAATACGCCACAAACAAATTACGTGACGACCTTATGTGATAGGctatcatttatttttgaagTCAATAAATGAACCATTTCACAGATGATTGCCAAATTGACTCTATTGACATTGACATTGAACCATTTCACGTGGATGTGTATTCGCCAAATGTTTGAGCCTGTCTGTGCTTCGCGTTTATTTTAACAACCACAACTTTGGGACAAACCAGTATAATATGTCTTCTTAACGGCGTCATCTGTGACGGCGTCTCGAGCTGTTCAGTTTCAAACCTACGCTCAGTCACTGTTTCAcactgtttctttctttttttctcgcCGTGACGGATTTAATTTCCTCATGTGTTCATTTCTGTGTTCTACTgactttttcttcttgtttgtaCATGGGTTTCTGTAACTTTGCATTGCTCCCCATTGGTCCAGCCGTCAAATGCTAATTGTTTTACTCTTTGTCAGTTTGTCTGATATATTCATAATATAAAAACGATACTCCAGTATAGTGTTACTAAAATTTTCTTGTTAATACATTTTCCGAAGGATatctgaaattataaaaaacaatatttaaggtaaaaattggaaaaaagaaaaaagtccTAAACCATTGGCTACATGGTATAGATACAGTCCACGTACCAAAAAAGAACCAAACAGCCTCTTAAAGTTTAAAAGCCGTTTAGACAACCTTTAATTAAACAATACAACGTACCTTTACTGAACGACCATCTACAATTTATGACATTGTTTTAAGAATGTATCGTTAGATATCGATCCGCGCAACTGTgcgtgtttttgttttcatttatttttatataaatattttgttttcaattctaaattggtatatattataatatatatgtgtttatcaatttttaaaacataataaattttttactgtatatttttttcattgaatagattatttcaaactttcacatgtatttatatcttcttctatatatatatttttggattattattttattattaaaatcgtaactatatatataaagattagtaaaatattattttattgtcatatcaaagatattgtaacatttcacaaatttataaagtatttaaaaaattaaacttttcgtttcatagatttatattattgagtaaataattaaacattaagtttttgtttaatttttaaaataaactatatagtttaaaatttgttttcatttgtttaaggtagtaaatattaatcattgttatataatataatttttgttattttaaaaaaaaaactttctgattttaaaagttaacaatgacaaatatttaaatatttagcatatagatatatagtattacaatattaaattatatctatttaatttatactatctataattCAATAGAtaatctattgtttaaattcaattattgatagcccaataaaattttctagtatgcccaaaatttaaatgataagattatatattaaatgtaacatgactttctaggaaTAGGTCTATTaagtcattttttttaaattacacatgaatcaaagttgtgacttctgttttaatatataagatgtatGTAGAACATAAGttaatagtattattttttttatataaaaaagaatcATTGTACATAGTAATCAGACAACAAAACGATATACGTAATACGTTTGTTGTGAGAAAAAATCGATTGAATCCAGTAACTATtctagaaaaaaatcataatataaaaagACATATTAGAGCCTAAACTACCGAATGAGTGCAAGTTATTTACGAATCCATTCGAGGGTCTAGGGCAGATtactaaaaacattaattttttgtgTTACTTATTTACCGTATAAATTCGAGTTTAGAGCAAATTTTTAAGACAAATTctcaaatataataaaatacagaGCGGagtataagttttttttttggggggggggggtgagGGGAGGAGAGTTTTAGACTTAGTTTTAGATGAATTGTATTAAAACGATAAAACGAAGATTAaagaaaaaactttaaaatccAGTGTTATTAAACTTGTCATTTtataaaacactttaaaatccACTATTATGGAACAAAATTTAAATAGGAGATTTTAGagtgttttaaatatttttagggtCTTTGAGAGAGATTTcttagttataaaaaaataaaaattcaaatctcATAGTTTTAGATGAGATAGAgttatttaacaaaaatcacACCAAATTCTAATATTCacttaaaatcatttaaaaatttacTAAGATCAAATCACtttaaatttcacattcaaaATCATAGGGATGttcacatttaaatatttttaaggtGTTTGAGAGGGgttttttagttataaaactaaaaatccAAATCCCATAGTTTTAGATGAGATTCTAGGATTGTTTAACCAAAATCACACCAAATTCTAATATTCacttaaaatcatttaaaattttattaaaatcaaatcACTTTAAATTTGACATTCAAAATCATGAGAACCCGGCCCTACACCAAAATATTTTGGGTTTTCATGGCTTTGGAATATTcacaattatatattaatacttTGATttacttacatatatatatatatgtaagtatatatatatatatatataagtttagaATCCTACATCGAAAACTATCTATTCAAAATGTTTAAAAGCAACTTTATTTAGGCTTCGAATGATGACTgtggtttgagcggtgcgggacaaacGGTTCtcacagttataaaaatgtatagatatataatatatatagagatttttgttactgttaactgcagGGCAGGGTGAGACGATGGTCACCATTCAAATCCTTAGTTTTTTGCAATGTTCGCAACCTAAGTATCTCACCGATATAAACacaattatatttaattgtGTTTAAAACCCATATTTAAATACAATTGTTTTAAGTGACATTTCTGAGATATTTAAGATTTACAACCTTTCGAGTAAAATTACTTTTAGGAGGGGACTTACACTACGACCAATCTGTgcttcttttaaattttatttttaagtgtctagctcaaaattttgatttttatttaataattcaaACTTCATCAAAAAAGCTGTTGGCTAACTCAAAGTTTATGATATAATACCATGCTATAAGTACTTTTAGATCTAACTTTCGTTGAGCTGAAGGTCAGTCGGCCGAATAAGTACAAAACACTGCAGTCTATACTACAGAAATTCTTTGTTAATGGCATGTGGTTGGAAAGAGTATGATACAAGCGTATGACGTTAAATGACAAATTCAAATAATACAAAATAGCGATAAGTGATCCATCCCAATCATAAGTGACAGTTTTAGTCCAAACATAATGATAAATGTGTGTTTTACTAAACAAAGTAGGTTATTAGCTGGTGATCCAATTGCCAAGTTAATGCATACAAATTTCATGATATAGATTTAGTGAAATTTACTATAAATTTCATGTTTGTGCGTGTGAGAGAGatgtaaacaaaacaaaagtgaGGTTAATTGAGCAACAAAAAGAACATAATATAGTGAATTTGTTGTTGAATAGCTTGGAACACAACAAAAGTATATTATATGGAATGGAC is drawn from Brassica rapa cultivar Chiifu-401-42 chromosome A05, CAAS_Brap_v3.01, whole genome shotgun sequence and contains these coding sequences:
- the LOC103868243 gene encoding uncharacterized protein LOC103868243, producing MSEHLPPPQRRASSGFGDPALVFPEFASKQRGLEKVQEEEGEGEDSSYGGKGSFDLSSRFSSPSVSRNGFETPKKTSSLKLPGFREEEETDRSTNSGSFVDREEKRKCPGCFRKCCACTCMFLSIVLIILLLTGLSVNSSVKASLPQVSVTNLRFSRLDYANSSTDLLMNANMKTVLELSNKNDKLLYYSPMKAAVSSENINLGQKRLLGFTQSPGNVTYLSIPTRLRKSKVYDVDATLLRNKEKKLEAVVNVRLSGKLGFDWLGFRIRLPTVIACEDVKQSDVINGLKPMCDVRIFSQ